One Amaranthus tricolor cultivar Red isolate AtriRed21 chromosome 1, ASM2621246v1, whole genome shotgun sequence DNA window includes the following coding sequences:
- the LOC130815152 gene encoding probable carboxylesterase 1 has translation MEVVQSTEILHDFAPRLRVYKDGRIERLLETNTVPPSFDPITRVDSKDVTICPGISTRIYKPDKTSLEKPKLPILIYFHGGAFCLYSASSSIYQNYLNSLVSESGCIAISVDYRLAPEYPMPVCYDDSWVATQWVLSHSNRLGPESWLNELADFDRVFLAGDSAGANIVHDIVIRAESTRFSGIAMIHPFFGDGEVNPLWNYLYPDTIGVLDPRLNPTANPIKMRRQLIGCDRVLVCVGGKDFLRERGMEYYQVLREGQENGEWKGELEFMESKGRGHVYHLYKPECEEAKQLLKRVAQFISNKSASHFLVSLEI, from the coding sequence ATGGAAGTTGTGCAGTCCACAGAAATTCTCCACGACTTCGCTCCTCGTCTCCGAGTCTACAAAGACGGCCGAATCGAACGCCTCTTGGAAACCAACACTGTCCCACCCTCTTTCGACCCGATTACCCGCGTCGATTCTAAAGACGTCACAATCTGTCCGGGTATTTCGACCCGCATTTATAAACCCGACAAAACATCACTAGAAAAACCCAAACTACCCATTCTAATCTACTTCCATGGCGGAGCTTTCTGCCTCTACTCTGCTTCCTCTTCAATCTACCAAAATTACCTTAATTCGCTGGTCTCTGAATCCGGTTGCATCGCGATTTCTGTGGATTACCGCCTTGCACCAGAGTATCCGATGCCCGTTTGTTATGACGATTCATGGGTAGCGACTCAATGGGTTCTCTCTCATTCAAACAGGTTGGGTCCTGAGTCATGGCTAAACGAGTTAGCAGATTTTGACCGAGTCTTCCTTGCAGGGGATAGTGCCGGAGCAAATATCGTCCACGACATTGTGATTCGGGCTGAGTCAACAAGGTTTTCAGGGATCGCTATGATTCACCCCTTTTTTGGAGATGGTGAGGTCAACCCTCTTTGGAATTATCTGTACCCAGACACAATCGGGGTATTAGACCCGCGATTAAACCCGACGGCGAATCCGATTAAAATGAGAAGACAATTAATCGGGTGTGACAGGGTGTTGGTTTGTGTAGGTGGGAAGGATTTCTTAAGAGAAAGAGGAATGGAATATTATCAAGTATTAAGAGAAGGTCAAGAAAATGGCGAATGGAAAGGGGAATTGGAATTTATGGAGAGTAAAGGAAGAGGCCATGTTTATCATTTATACAAACCTGAATGTGAAGAAGCCAAACAACTCCTTAAAAGAGTTGCTCAATTCATCAGTAACAAATCTGCATCTCATTTTCTTGTTTCTTTAGAAATTTAG
- the LOC130798553 gene encoding protein MAINTENANCE OF MERISTEMS-like — protein sequence MEIQSTTYYMAIVSSTLLADETKTGMRPHPILTVNVDQDENVWGAVTLVYMYRQLGMTSRVGCKTIAGCRTLLQTWIYEYFPAFHPHPRQADVPNNTRAEMWSTPKPGRLINRPRDCRSILDSMTDAQVYLSERKVQQLGYVQAIPPAPIRPTQALRPAHGTYSVTFASPLIYTEAWSRFSIVAALFLNEWSSRVAPLMRLPPVPKMSP from the exons ATGGAGATCCAATCGACAACCtattacatggctattgtcAGCTCTACACTGCTGGCGGATGAGACCAAAaccggcatgcgacctcacccgatactaacCGTGAACGTCGATCAAGATGAGAACGTTTGGGGTGCGGTGACGCTGGTGTACATGTATCGGCAACTGGGAATGACGTCTAGggttggttgcaagaccattgctggttGCCGCACATTGCttcagacatggatttacgagtattTTCCGGCTTTCCACCCTCATCCTCGTCAAGCAGATGTGCCTAATAacactagggcggagatgtggtccacgcccAAGCCAGGTCGTTTGATCAACAGGCCGAGGGACTGCAGGAGTATATTGGACTCCATGACGGAtgctcag GTGTATTTGTCGGAGAGGAAAGTGCAACAGCTGGGCTatgtgcaggctattccccccgCTCCTATCAGACCAACCCAGGCTCTACGACCGGCACATGGTACCTAttccgtgacctttgcttctccgcTTATTTAcacggaggcatggagtaggttctcTATTGTGGCCGCCttg tttctaAATGAATGGTCGAGTCGAGTCGCTCCATTGATGAGACTGCCTCCTGTTCCGAAAATGAGCCCCTGA
- the LOC130815143 gene encoding protein ECERIFERUM 16, with protein sequence MDLKSMAKSKRSHTQHHQPRKPHHSSKSTTSSSSTASKKDIRDRKRAIQQPPSLPSNWDRYEDEQEQIESEETPIRINAGSNESGQPAMSKKVGDEDVIKPKSKGADFRDLITQAQESRTYYSPSFDDKVPEFCQGVAPMLAVRGEKLILQDWDDDFLMEDEVTGTQEALFLTLDLEDLAEQLSKVGFAERLFIEPDLLPQEMLGQDANDADNQVPERRRVERVDSFGELLALYLEDEQMAKQDNVDKSSTMFSSDLSSHHDPDTKQESNADLTKRKSDNERFLDACEPTRVIHITEEVNSKSKGLEDQIKMPQVPHVVELDAKSSSRFEATSAEAELDTLLGSFRETNFFGTPMNQPKVSVSHKAGSFLTNEAPLQHPSSQSAAGFPITSSLDDELDDLLAETSELSANKNDIFQSTVQVPVSSSPQHSSNPVVLEDFDSWLDTLG encoded by the exons ATGGACTTAAAATCAATGGCGAAATCGAAGAGATCACACACCCAACATCACCAACCCAGAAAACCGCACCATTCTTCCAAATCTACTACTTCTTCATCTTCTACTGCCTCCAAAAAAGATATTAGGGATAGAAAGAGGGCTATTCAACAGCCACCTTCACTCCCTTCCAATTGGGATCGatatgaagatgaacaagaacagatTGAATCTGAAGAAACACCCATCAGAATCAATGCGGGTTCTAATGAGTCGGGTCAACCCGCAATGTCTAAAAAGGTTGGTGATGAGGATGTGATTAAACCCAAGAGTAAAGGCGCTGATTTTAGGGACTTGATTACTCAAGCTCAAGAATCCCGCACTTATTATTCCCCTTCTTTTGATGATAAAGTTCCTG AGTTCTGTCAGGGAGTGGCACCAATGCTTGCCGTTAGGGGTGAAAAACTGATTTTACAGGACTGGGATGATGATTTTCTTATGGAGGATGAAGTGACTGGTACTCAAGAG GCATTGTTTTTGACCCTAGATTTAGAAGACCTTGCAGAGCAGCTATCAAAAGTAGGTTTTGCTGAAAGACTCTTCATTGAACCAGATCTTTTGCCTCAAGAAATG CTTGGCCAAGATGCAAATGACGCCGATAATCAGGTACCTGAGAGACGCAGGGTTGAAAGAGTTGATAGTTTTGGTGAGTTATTGGCTCTATATTTGGAAGACGAACAAATGGCTAAACAAGATAATGTGGATAAAAGTAGTACAATGTTCTCATCCGATCTTAGTAGCCACCATGATCCAGATACAAAGCAAGAATCTAATGCAGATTTGACAAAGCGAAAATCAGACAATGAGAGATTTCTTGATGCTTGTGAACCAACTCGTGTTATTCATATTACCGAGGAAGTTAACAGCAAGTCGAAAGGCTTGGAAGACCAAATAAAGATGCCTCAAGTTCCTCATGTCGTTGAACTAGACGCAAAATCTTCCTCTCGATTTGAAGCAACTTCCGCAGAAGCAGAGCTTGACACGCTTCTTGGATCATTCCGTGAGACAAATTTTTTCGGTACTCCTATGAATCAACCTAAAGTCTCTGTATCACATAAGGCCGGAAGCTTTTTAACTAATGAAGCTCCATTACAGCATCCATCGAGTCAATCTGCAGCCGGGTTTCCCATCACTAGCAGTCTAGATGATGAGCTTGATGACCTTCTTGCTGAAACATCAGAATTGAGTGctaataaaaatgatatttttcaaTCCACGGTCCAGGTACCAGTGTCCTCTTCGCCCCAACACAGTTCTAATCCGGTGGTTTTGGAAGATTTTGATTCTTGGTTAGATACACTTGGATAG